The Haliaeetus albicilla chromosome 11, bHalAlb1.1, whole genome shotgun sequence sequence CATCCAGTGAAGTCAGGGACAGTCCGAACCATGCTTTCACCTACCTCCAAGCCTTCCTAGGAGCAGAGACAGATGCGAAAGCTGAGACAGATTGTTAGTTCTGTGGATTTTATTTAGAGCCAGCAGGTGTGATTTTCCACAGGGAGCTTGCTCTTTCCTTGAGAATGACAGCCCAGTGCTACAGCTGCATGGGATCACAGAGTGCACATCCTCTTCCAAACTCACTCGGAGCCAAAGCTAAATGAATTTTGACCCATAATTGTATtgacagcatttattttctcacGTAAACATAAAATGCTTTGTCACTCTTTCTCTGATGCACCCACTAGCTAATCCTTCTTTGCTGTAGGGAGCTCACTTTAAGTCAGTTCCTCCCCATTGTCTCTGGATCCTTGGCCTTTACACATTCTGacttttggggtggtttttttttgttgtggttttttttttttggcttggaATATATATGTAAAAGTGTCTTTCATCTTTCTTGCACAGTTTATGGTATCTCTCTGCTCCTGTTCCCATTTATGGGACTGTagtacatacatacacataggCTAAGCACCATACAGTTGCATGTACACATGCACACCTCAGCATGAGTCACCTTATCCACACCTTTGTGACCAGAAACACAGTTCTGCTTCATGCATTCACACGCACTTCTGTGATTTGCAAGTATTCAGGAAACAAACAGCCATGAGCTAGCATCTTATTCTGCCGCTGTGTTTTGCGCTAGTACTTTTTGAATGTAACATAAGGTCATTAAACATGGAAATAATACCCTCCTCTGCAGTATAGAAATACCTTTAGATACTTTGAGGGTTTCTGAATgtgcaaatatttgtgtttctgcACAGTCAGGTGTATTTGCCTCCTGCCCTTCAAAGGCAGGAAGTCTGTGTCACTGCAGACTCACAGCAGTGGATTCTTAATGGGGATCCCAACCCAAACTGACAGATCTTGggtgtaatttttttaacctgtcaagaaccatctttttttcttttgcattttatttttattaacaggATACAAGGAACAAAGTACACTCAGAAGGAGGCATAGAAAGCAGTAACATTTGCTGCCACTCCACAGAAAATTGTTGCAGGAGTCTAACAAAGGTTTAGTGAGTTTTTAATTGTGAATGGCACTCTGTGCTGAAGGCACAGTTTTGTGGAGAAATCTGGTGAGAGCTGCATGTTTAATTCAGAGTGATACCGCTGCATTACCTTCACCCAAAATCAAGATCAATAGGAAAGCGTCTGTATCTGTTCATGTTGGAGGAGTGACCTGAATTCTGCCTTTCCATGGCGGCTGCACTCCCATGAGGTCACGAAAGAGTCACTGTCCCGCTCTCCGCCTCATTTCTCTCATTGTAAAACATGATTTACTTCACTTATTCCCACAGGTTTTGTGGCTGTTAATGGGGAGTGTAAATCACTGTTTTACTGTTGCTCTGGCTGGGAAATCCAGCCCATCTTTCTCACTGTGTGTTCTCTGTTCATCACATGCAGGCAGAACTGAACCCTGGAGAAACTGGAGAGGCCAGCTACTGGGTGGAGGCTTTGCTGTGGTTCCCACATACCCTCTTGCTGCACTTGTTGGCTCAGGCTGTGTTTGTAAACACTCACAGGCCCTCTCCTTTGGATTGTTACTTGGAGctagtttttcttttgatgttaAACAGGATGTGTGtgttaattaatttattttactcagGGTGGGAAATTGCTGCCAATGTTCCTTGAAGAGTCCTGTGAGCCATGTCTCCCCTCACATAAACATTCAGGCAATTTTGGtgaaagtgtttattttttttaactgtgcaTAAATGTTAATCTGGCTGTTTTACAGCAGAGAGGTTTTACAGGCTCCTTGAAAAATGTCAAGGTCATGTTTAAACAGTTACTGTTTAAACTGAGGAGATGAAGCACTGGACCAAGAGGATTCAgagatgaaaaaatgaaaaccagtaTTTTCTGCCAACGGGTGTTATTTGAGAGTTTAGTGCTGGTGAAAGTGATGGTGAAATACTTTGGAGACTGATTGCTTCTGCATCTACTCCTTTGTAATTGTACCGGGGACACTGTTAGTGAAAATACACCCTTCTTGCCTTAGTCCTAAGTTGAAAGGACCTCTGCCTAGTGATGACAGGAAAGTAAACCTTGTAAACCTGCAAACCTTGACTTCCTGAGACTGCCAGGAGGGGCAGTTCATGCCAGTTATGGCAGTGATGTTTGTGATGTAGAAGTGTACTACTTCATGGTTTATAATGGTCCAGGAGGCTGTGATTATTAAATGTTGCTTGTGAGGTCTCCCAGATTCAGAGTAATCTCTCAGGAGAAAAAGGTTGATTCTGTCATTTTGCATATTATAATGCTGCACTCCCACTTGGGTAAGGAGCACAGGGTGCTTCTtttcaaaacccaaaactttaaAACTGCAAGTTTGACAAAAATAATCAAGCTTTATGGCACACTATTAAGTTATATTTAAGTTGGAAGAAAGCAGAACACTGtactttttttaagaacttcCTCTTTTTGTGATAGCATTAAATAAGTCTGGTCttggtttgatttttaattgGTAGGGTGTTATGATTTGAGAGCTGATGCAGTTCAAACTGATCAGTCTATCACATGCTACCAGCCGTGCTGAGTATTTTACCAAACAAGACTAGACAGATGCCTTGTTCTGAAGAGACTGCAGTTTGAGACTGATCTTTCAAGATACTGTATGATGGCAGATTCCTCAAGGGAATGATTTGGTCTCTTTGTAATCTCAAGTGTCTGCATACACTGCAGTAGGTTTGGTGTCTAGTACTCTTATTCTGGGACAACAATTAACAGCCAGTTCAATCAAGACCTAACTGAGAACTTAATGGAAAAAGTTAGTATTTCCCCAAGGACTGTGCCATAAATTCAGCTGAGATGACAAGAGGAAGGAATTGCAAGATGGGTAGTGTGAGATACATGAAGTTTATCTTTGAGCTGAATTCAAACAGAGCTAGTAATGGTCAAATGTTATGATGACTTTGGTGGTGAGAGTTAAACTGGAGGTTTTCCCAGTGATCTGtgctccattttaaaaaagcaaagaaacaaaatttgttGTAGCTGGCACTAAATGGAAGTCTTTTTTTTAGCAGTAGCAATAGATTGCAGTGACTGATCCACAGAAATGAAACTGCTCATTTGTCATTCCTTTTGGTTATCGGTGACCCACAGCAATGAGGGAGTTGCTTGTTCATATTCTCCACACTGTGAAAGACAGCATTCAGCTCATGAGGACTGTCCATCCATCACCTTTTTTGTAGTATCAGCCTTCCCCTTGACAGagactttatttaaaaaaaagagggagaccCACCCCAGAATGTGGCATTAGTTTTCAGTATTCATTCAGTAATCAATACCATTCAGTATGGTATATGTATAATGCCATACAATATTTTAAGTTGGTGCAGATATCTGGGATACAGGGAGAAATCTGTGTTCATCCTTTACGTAACAGTCATTGAGTCATGCAATCTTGTTTAAACAAACAGTGTGAATCTTAAAATAGCCCCTGGACATTCCACTGTGATGGCCATATTCAAATGAATGTTCAAGATGTTTCCCCACTATCGTATACCCACACAGTAACCCTTCGGTGACAGCAGAGCCATCTAGAGACAGTATTAAGCTACACTAGGCACTAGACACACAGATTTGTTTGCTTGCTCTGATGAAGCAGGAAAATCTGCTTCTCTGTCATCTACCCACCAAGCAAGGCAATAGACATGAAACATTTTGAGGCTAAGCTCATCTGAGGGTCATTTTAACATACCAGTTATTGTTACTAGATAATTATTAGAGGAATTCATGGAACATGACCTTGTTGCCATATAAATGGTGGGAAACCCTGCTCTTCACCTGATTAACGATTGACATTGGCCAGTTTCAAGGAGATAGGAATGAAAACTTGAAATTCTTTGAATGCaatattattaatattgctATAGATACAGAACTAGAGGAAATTGCTCTTACTGCTCAGAACATTTGTCTCATTTCCATAATCCTCGCTGGTGTTTTCTATAGGGTCTTATTGATACATTTCAAAGGATAGTTTAGATGTGATAGaagcataaatattttgtgGAACTGATCACTTAAGAGAGCAGCCAGTAGACATTGCAGCTCACCATTTAGAAATTGTTTAGCAGTGTCTCTCTAGCAAAGAAAGCTTCAAAGAGGAGGCTAGAAAGGCTACTCTTCTGGAGCTCACTCAGTTGCTAACCTAGAAGTCAGGCTAGTATTGGAGGGACTTGGATTTTCATGAGATGAGAAACATAAAatcaggctgctgcagccccttctGTATGGGTCTGTGGGTGAAGTACTCGGCTCTTCAAGACGGTCCATGTGTTATCTTCCACCAGGCTTTGCCTATATCATGTATACTTGTGCACGAATCCAGAACAGGCTGTGAAATTGGTCAATAAACCTGGTATTGATCCCTCAGTAAAGGTAGGATAAGGCTCCAGAGAAAAGACTGTGTGGAGTAAGCTTACAGCAGCTAAAGGAGCTGAATGCGTACTGAATGCTTCCCTTTCCTATTTGGGGACCTAACCTGTGCTTCTGAAATCCAAAGTCACAAGCAAGCTGAGAGGAAAATACCTCACGTCTAGGTGGGTTGCAAAAGTTCCAGTGAAAGGCATGTGTCCCCAGGAGtcactgggggagctggggaacCAGGCAGACTGCCAGCAGGTACACAGGGCCTGTCTGGGGGCACGCGGGCACACAGGCACTGAGACCCTGCCAGACCACAGCTGCCCCCCTCCTTTGTCTGAACTCCCCTGGGGGCAGTACTGAAGAGCAGGGCTGGCCATTTGGATGTACCTACTGACCCTGTCTTATAACAGGAGAGAGCACTCAGTGACATTAAAATAGAACAAATTTGCAATGGTGTCAGGTTATATGTTTTATGAGCCATATAATTAACATGCGACACTCAGTGCCATGGGATATTATTGACTTAAATAGCTTAGTAAGTATCAAAAAGGATTAGGCATTGACATGAAACAGAATAGCATATGCACTGACACAAGCTAGGATCAGAATTACAAGGGCTACCAATCCTTGTGCTTCGGGGCATATTTTGATCATCAGCTTGGGGTCAGGAGGAAAGCCACTCTCTGAGTAGTGCACAGTATGCACGTGCGTTATAGTTATACAGATCTCTTTATTGGCCTGTTTTgattcctctcccttctccttctctgtcttcctttcatCCCCTCCTGTTCCCCCTCCCTCACATTTACTGTTTGGAATAGGTCACTACTGAAGACAAGACACTAAACTAGATGGATGGCTGAATAGTCCGTACTAATAGGGTAATTTAACGTTTGCTTCTCTCCAGAACTCTAACgtttatttcaaatataaattttatattcACTTGCTAAAAAGTTCCTCTCTTTCCAACCTTCCTTATATGCACACTACTTCTTATTATGATCAGCTACACCTACAAATTCACTTAGGCTCATTTGAATAATGATTTTTCAGAGGTAACAAATAAACCTCAgtttgggagaaggaagagaacaaCCAGGCACTTTAAAGGAACCTGATTTTTGTGGTAGATACTCAACAACTGCttaagtaaaaaattttttgaGAGATCTTGTATTGTATAGCCAACATGAATAATCACTTATGAAAAtaagggtggggttttttttctgtgtacatGACAGTGAGTCTGTTGACATTCATGATAAAATGATGCTTGATTTAGGTAactgtctgcatttttctttgcagggtCTGAAGCAAAATAATTGTTAAGAATTCTAACACTTTTCCTCACTTTCACCTGccaaaaaaatcctcattttaaGACGATGCAATATTTCACACAATTCTAGAGGTTTGgatgctttgttttgtgtttttatttgttaCTATGCTGAAGTAGTGCCAGGAAGCCCCATGTAAGAGCAGGGCTGGTTGAATTTTATGTCCTGTAAATGCTTTGTGAGTGATAAGACCTACCTGGAGTTACTCACTCTAAATAGACAGACTGGACAGCAGAGGCACAGAGGAGAAAATTCCTTGATTGTTTGTGGGACCCTAAGTTAACAGCAGAAAACCAGAGAatgtctatttaaaaaatatgcctatttattttgtttgttgcttatttcttttttgcGTCTTGCCTTGACCCTCCCAGACTGATTTCTGACTCTACCCATTCTTACCTTTCCCAGGTCCTTTATTTTTGCTAATGCCTTCTCTTCATATCTGGCACTAGCCAGcgctgctctgctcagcacacTGATACATGCTGGCCTTTGGCTTATTGAACCTTGCTGGAAAGACGCTATCGTGCACCTTCTCCAGCATCCTTCCCATTTTCCACAGTGGGTCAAATTCCAGTCAGTTTCTGTGAACTCATTTTGTAGTCCTTCACTCTGCTTCCCTCAAGACCAACGCTTTTGCATTATTGCCTTCCCACAGACATTCTTCAACACGACAAAGCTGACCTTAGGCTCAATGGACAGATGGGGCCTGATCCAAAGTCCATTAACATCAAGAGATGTCCATTTATGACCATGGGCTTTGCATTAAATCCTTTGCATTTTACTTACTTTGTTTAGTGCCTCTTACTCAGCTCCAGTTATTAAAATCAGATTAATCCCTGACAGATCCCTGATGGTTCAGCATCCTGTATAAGCCAACCTGTGCTACTTCAAAAGATAGAGACCAAAATTGCTACTCTGCTAATGTGAAATCTGCAGCTGGCTAATGTTAAAAGCAAGGCATTACTTCCAGATTTCAATCCTGCATAACTGAGGTCAgaatctcacttttactcttcatTAGCTGAATCTCCCATTACTAGCGCATGGGCTTTCTCAAAACCATTTCTTACTGTTCAGATATTTTCTGGTCCCTACAACATTATTCTGACCAGGCACTGTTCAAGATTCACCTCTGTTTGCAGTTTTACTCTCAGTACAAGTAGATTGCTATGTCAGCTAGAACAtcaatatttctttctgttgacACAATACTCTCTTATCCATATTGCCACCCCTcctcctgtttcattttgtctaCATTCCTTTTGAAAACTCCACTCCCATAATTTAGTCTCCCACTCAGTACTTGGTTTAATCAAGTCTGTCACTCAATTTGTATCCCACTTCTCGTTTAACAAAAGTTTCTCAGTTAGCAATCTGTTTCTGTAGCACTTACTATGCGTAACACATGGttagcttttctttccacacTTGCTTCTCTGTTCGCTTTCTGATTTCCAGACCTCGCTTTTCCTTGTAACACTTGAAGATGAGAAACTTCCTCTTCTGTCTCATTCTTTTTATGTTCCTCATGTATTTTTATGAGACCGCTGTGATCAGGGCTTCTTAAATAGCATGGGGTGCTTTTGTGTGGGGCACAGAACAGTCCTTGAGTCCagttaaaacagttttcaactGCAGAATCTCACTCAGTTTAATACACAGCTTTAGGTAAACCTCTCCTGTTGCTGTATTTCTCTGTCGCGGCTTGTACCCCTTTTCATCTTCACCATCTTTCCTCGGTTTGCAGGAACACAGGCCAAATGCACAAAAGTGCATCTCCCTCTGGCTCCTCATTCGGCCCAGTGTGCTAAAATCTGGTCTTAAATGTCCACCCTTAGTTTTTGTGTTGAGGAACAAAGAGTGGAACAGAGTCCTGTTCCAGTTGCTCTGTACATTTTAACATAGGGGACTGGGTTGCATTTATCTTGACTACATTGCCTAGTGCAACCACAGCACAAACTTAATAGCTCACCTTTCCGCCACAAAGAACATCTAATGTCATTTTGGATGGTGGAAGTGCGCTGCAGGTTGTATATTGGCAACATTGCCTATCACCACACCTAGAACCTCCCACTTGAGTTTTGTGTTATCAGCTGATTCCCCTGGTAAGGACCGTGGGTTGTCAGACTGCTTTCTTCCTCGTCTGCAACTCTTCTAACTGTTAGAGAAACTAGTGGACCACTGAATGAGGCCGTTGGAGCAGTTTTAGCTCGGCAGGAGGCAGATTCACTGATTGGCACCTGTTGGATAGATCATTTGTTGGTTCTCTGAGTTATTCTGCTGGGTCAGCAGGTTTCCAGGTTTAAATGCTGGCATGGTGTAAGACGCAGAATGCTGTTGTTTCATAATCACCTTCTAGAAGTATAGCTTTGTTGTAGTGCTACTGTTATGTTGTCCTACTTTTGCTATCTACTTTCTGCATAGGCTGGGTGAATGTTTGCCCACTGCATCGCTGCATTTAACCTGGAGACAAGGAGTGGGGGGGGATATGCTGGTGGCTGCTGTCACTGCTTTTCATGCGACTGAATAACATGACAATTTCATAGTCCAGTCACAGAGCAGGCATGCATGGTACTTATAcagtgcttttcatttttcagatcaGTTTAATGCTGCTCCTGGCTTACGGTACGCTCATCTGTCTCTCTATGTTCTTAAAACAGCTCGAGCTCCCAGTCGCGCAGGAGAGGCTGGAGCAGCCTTTCCCTCTCTGGCTGGATCAGTGACTGCCCTATATAAATCTGCATATTAAGCAGATTTGGCAATTGTTCAGAGAGAGACAGACTCAAGTAAGAGGTGAAAATAAACTTGCTTAGGAAGGCACTGCAGACAGCACTCTCAGACGGGATGCTACTAGAGACAGAACAGAggctggtttgttttcttttgcgGTTGGGAGACTGACGATTTCTGTTTGTCTTCTGCCTCCAAGTCCCACCACCATAAACCCTACGTGTGTGCGAGCGCCGGGTCTCGTTCTTGAGCAGTTTCAGGACATTGCGCGTGTTACCGCTCTACCTCCGCACCAGATGGTTGATCTCCTCGGGGACTCCCGCACGCAGCCCCCAAGGTCGGGCAGCTGACAGCGCCGCCCGCTCGGCAGCGCGCCGGTCCCAACTTTGCGGTGGATCGGGAGGAAGACTTGGGGCTCCGCGTTCCCCTCTCGCGGGGGGCAACGCAGCGCGCCGGGTCCCTTGCGCTGGGCGGTGGCCTCAGACAGCGGCCAGGCCGCGCAGCAGCGGCCGGGAGCTGCCTCCGCTGCCTCCAcgcgcctcctcctcctcctcctcctcctcctccgccgtCCGGAGCACGCACAGTGCGGCGGGGAGAGAGCCGGGCGGCTGCTGCCTGCGAGGCGGCCGGGTCGCCCGGCGCTGCCAGCCCGGCGCTAGCCCCGCTGACATGCACCCGGGGGAGGGCGGTGGGGTGGCGGCGGCCTCCCGggccttcccttcccttcccttcccttcccttcccttcccttcccttcccttccctcccgcTGCACGCAGGAAGTTTATCCGGCCGCGGCTCTCCCCGCcccgggcgctgcggccccggcccggcgcccCCACGGGGGGACGTACGAGAAGTACCCGCCGTGCGCCCGGCCGGGGGTCTCCTCGCGGCCCTGCAGCCTCCCCGCCGCCTACGGCGCGCAGCGGAGCGGGCGGCGAGCCCGCCGCAGTCTGCCCACCCTCCGTGCGCGGGGGCGGGGGTGCTGACTGCAGTGCCCGCTCCGGCGgccgcgggcgggggcggggaggtgGCCACGCCCCGGCCGCAGCCCCCtgcgcgggcggcggcgctgTGGGCGCCCCGGGGAGCGCCCCCGGCGGCCACACcccgcggcgggccggggccggcggaggggcggagggagggggggcCGGCGCGGGGTGTCTCCGAGCCAGTTCTCGCGGTGCTGGCCAGGCTCagcctccttcccctccccggcGAGCGGTGACTGTGCACGGCGGAGCGGGGAGCGCCGAGCCGGGCGCGGGGGGAagcccgcgccgccccgccgagCCAGGAGGGAGGCCGCCGAGCAGCGCGGCCGCCCGTCCCGTCCCGGCCCGTCCCGGTCGCCCTGCCCCATGCCCCAGCGGCACTGAGCCTCTCGCAGCCCGAACATGGCCACCACGGCAACGTGCACCCGCTTCACCGACGAGTACCAGCTCTACGAGGAGCTCGGCAAGTACGGAGCCCGCCGcgcgccccgcgccgcgccccgccgcccgccccgggacCCGCCGACGCTGCCGGGAGCCCTGTGCCGGCGCCCCGGCTCTCCCGGGAGCCGGAGGAGGATTAGCTGCCGCGCGCTGTAATCCTGCTCGCCAACACCTCCCCAGACCCCACCTTCGTCCGCCCCGGCGGCATCGCCGCTGAAGGGAAAGGTGTTTCTGCGCCCCTGGGTCATCCCCGCCGCTGGATGGGGTGTCCCCGCAGCCTGCCTCGGGCTGCACCCTCCTGTTGCACCCCGggatttcttctcttcccccttGCCCTCCTCAGGGGCTGTTGCCTTCTCCCCCGCGCCGTTTCCTTGCTGCACGTTGCCGTTCCCTTCAAGTGTTTCTGCGCCGGGACACGGCGCTGTTACTGCCACTCGGCGATGCTTAAGTCCCCGCTTCCTTATCCCTGTGAAAGGGCCAGGTGCTGCTGCACCGcgcttctccctccctctctccgcACTTGCCTCTGCATTggcagacctgctgctgcacCCTAGGACAGGGTTTTGCAGGGAGACCCGGTGGGACAGGAAGGCGGTGTAGCAACGACCAGGGTAGGATTACGGGGACAGTGCTttcctgggtgctgctgctctccccctccctcccttcctgcaCCAACCGCTGGGCTCTGCTGCATCTCTTCTCTCCAGCCCGGCGCCCCCGTCCCTCCCCacactgctgcagctgtgtgTCACCGAGCCTGGGCCCTGGTGCCGGTGCTCACCTTGCTGCTTATTGGTTTGTATGTAGAGGTTGAGGAAGGGGAGAATAAGGCAGGGCTCTGCAGTATCAGGAGGATTCAGGCTATTTTAGGCTCTCTGTAGGACTAACTGTCTTGTGGGGCCCTTGTGCAGCTTCTGTTCCCCTTTCTTATACTTCAGATATGTACATTTGTCCGTTTGTCCGTAGACATGGGTTGACGTTCCTAGTCTGAAGGACTTAGAATTTTCTGCCAGTTTTCTCTTACTtgtcctttttcccttttcagatCTTTCCTGTAAAGCCAGTTGTTATCCTTTTCCCAccctgttttgttgtttttttttttcaaaagaagggACCGCTTTCAAGCGCTCATCTGTGTAGTCCTGTAGATTTTGAGTCCCTATCTTTTCACCTTGGTCTCTGTTGTATTatctcttttttcctcacagaaatccttcttccctctctctcagACCTGTTCTCCAAGTGGCTCTTTGGAATAGTTATAATAATATCAATAGTTGCAGCTTGAGAAAATGTACAAAGCCTTGTAGCTTCCTACTCACTTCATTAATAGGTACATGCTTATCTCCATTTTGCAGGTGGGTAGAGAGATGTAAGAGATCTAGTAACTTCTGCAAAGTGTTGCAGCGGTTTCATGACCAAGCTGGCACTTTAAACATGGGAGAAATGAGTCCTGGTTGTCTGATGTAACTGCTGGGGGTACTGTCTTCGGGAGATGGACTTATCAGCTAGTTTTTACAGTGTCGTCCTGGGCTGTTTGTCTCCCATTCATCAATCCCTTCATGTCCCGTTTCTGTGCCCGTatggtctctctctctccctgcacagTGTGCTGTTCTTACTGTGCTGTCTGTGAGGGGGCTTTTGAGGGGTCTTCAGGAGGCCTGAGTACCATGTAGACTAGGTTTTATTTGCTGATCAGACAGCATGCGCTGTTCATCAGATTCTCATGTGTTGATTCCCTCCTCTGTATGTCTTCTGCCATGTCCTTAATCTGGTCTGCTCTGGGGATAGAA is a genomic window containing:
- the LOC138687928 gene encoding putative transmembrane protein INAFM1, with translation MHPGEGGSLSGRGSPRPGRCGPGPAPPRGDVREVPAVRPAGGLLAALQPPRRLRRAAERAASPPQSAHPPCAGAGVLTAVPAPAAAGGGGEVATPRPQPPARAAALWAPRGAPPAATPRGGPGPAEGRREGGPARGVSEPVLAVLARLSLLPLPGER